The Cyclobacteriaceae bacterium genome includes a region encoding these proteins:
- a CDS encoding OmpA family protein yields the protein MKRYLIPFLVYIFCSLQGNAQVVQWASKVIEFSSELTPVQYSAQQALGKPNVLPEGGQNPNAWTPDKPRRQEFLKLGYAKPMQIVQIAIAESHNPSAVFKIYAYEENGTEHLLRSINPGPKPQKARMLNVIVEKTPYKVAAIKLEFDGEALNDYFSIDAVAITDSNYPIIADISIPELLSKGLIIEKLDKNVNSDFSELNPLLSTDGKTLYFSRSNHPENMGGVNDKEDIWFSELGSDGKWTLAKNMGPKFNNEGPNFVNAIASTPDGQSVLILGNKYLPNGKMLAGVSMSTNINGNWTKPMAMNIENDYNFNERANYFLANTKKTLIMSVEREDSKGGRDLYVSFQKKDSVWSEPLNLGSVVNTANEESAPFLAADDKTLYFSSNGFSGFGGSDVYVTTRLDDTWTNWSEPLNMGPDINSKLDDLFFNIPSASEFAYYSRGITPDNADIFRVKLPVYKSPETIVIVKGKLIDSKTGKPVGAKIIYERLPDGKEVGVVYSNPETGEYEIHLPAGQKYGVRAEAEGHLSESQNLDLTNVTKDGAVEVQNFQLAPIGVAEIAPDASIVLNNIFFDVNKAVLKDSSFPELNRLVQLMKEKTSMTVEISGHADATGPEDWNLTLSGWRANAVSKYLTEKGIDSGRITTIPYGETKPIDNNDTKEGRKKNRRVEFKIIKL from the coding sequence ATGAAGAGATACCTAATCCCGTTCCTGGTATATATATTTTGCTCCCTCCAGGGAAATGCTCAAGTAGTCCAATGGGCTTCGAAAGTGATAGAATTCTCATCGGAATTGACCCCTGTTCAATACTCAGCGCAGCAAGCACTTGGCAAACCAAATGTTTTACCAGAAGGAGGTCAGAATCCAAATGCCTGGACACCCGATAAACCACGTCGTCAGGAATTTCTGAAGCTTGGATATGCCAAGCCAATGCAGATTGTACAGATAGCCATTGCTGAATCCCATAATCCAAGTGCGGTTTTTAAAATATATGCATACGAAGAAAATGGTACCGAGCATTTGTTGAGAAGCATCAACCCAGGACCGAAACCTCAAAAGGCCCGGATGCTAAATGTGATTGTTGAAAAGACTCCTTATAAAGTAGCAGCAATAAAACTTGAATTTGATGGAGAAGCATTAAATGATTATTTCTCCATTGACGCAGTTGCTATCACTGATTCAAATTATCCAATCATTGCAGACATCTCCATTCCAGAGTTACTAAGCAAAGGACTCATCATTGAAAAACTGGACAAGAATGTAAATAGTGATTTTAGTGAGTTGAACCCGTTGCTTTCTACCGATGGCAAAACACTTTACTTCTCAAGATCAAACCATCCTGAAAACATGGGTGGTGTAAATGATAAAGAAGACATTTGGTTTTCTGAATTGGGATCTGATGGAAAGTGGACCCTTGCAAAAAATATGGGACCTAAGTTTAACAATGAAGGACCAAACTTTGTCAATGCGATTGCGTCTACACCCGATGGCCAGTCTGTCCTGATTCTTGGAAATAAATATCTTCCAAATGGAAAAATGCTGGCAGGTGTATCCATGAGTACCAACATTAATGGTAACTGGACAAAGCCGATGGCAATGAATATTGAGAACGATTATAATTTTAATGAGAGAGCAAATTACTTTCTGGCGAATACCAAAAAGACATTGATCATGTCTGTTGAACGTGAGGATTCAAAAGGAGGAAGAGATCTTTATGTAAGCTTCCAAAAGAAAGATAGTGTCTGGTCAGAGCCTTTGAATCTTGGAAGCGTTGTCAATACTGCGAATGAAGAGTCCGCTCCCTTTCTGGCTGCTGATGACAAGACCTTATACTTTTCTTCCAATGGATTTAGTGGTTTCGGGGGATCTGATGTGTATGTTACCACACGCCTGGATGACACCTGGACAAACTGGTCAGAGCCCCTCAACATGGGACCAGACATTAACTCCAAGCTTGACGATCTGTTCTTTAACATTCCTTCAGCAAGTGAGTTTGCATATTATTCCCGTGGCATCACTCCGGACAATGCCGATATCTTTCGCGTAAAGCTGCCTGTTTATAAAAGCCCTGAAACAATTGTTATTGTAAAAGGCAAACTCATCGATAGCAAAACAGGTAAGCCTGTTGGTGCAAAAATTATTTATGAAAGACTTCCTGACGGAAAAGAAGTTGGTGTCGTCTATTCAAATCCTGAAACAGGAGAGTATGAAATTCATTTGCCAGCAGGACAGAAGTACGGAGTTCGCGCGGAAGCAGAAGGCCATTTGTCTGAAAGCCAGAACCTGGATCTGACAAACGTGACAAAGGATGGCGCTGTTGAAGTACAGAATTTCCAGCTTGCACCGATTGGAGTTGCTGAGATTGCTCCTGATGCAAGCATTGTTCTGAACAATATCTTCTTTGACGTTAACAAAGCAGTTCTGAAAGATTCATCTTTCCCTGAATTGAACAGATTGGTGCAATTGATGAAGGAAAAAACAAGCATGACTGTTGAGATTTCAGGACACGCTGATGCGACTGGTCCTGAAGATTGGAACCTGACATTATCAGGATGGCGCGCAAATGCAGTTTCCAAGTACTTGACAGAAAAAGGAATTGATAGTGGACGTATCACTACCATTCCTTATGGAGAAACAAAACCTATTGATAACAACGACACTAAAGAAGGTCGTAAGAAAAACAGACGTGTAGAATTTAAGATCATTAAACTTTAA
- a CDS encoding patatin: MRRLLVGLLFLFSLSVEAQKVAVVMSGGAAKGIAHIGMLKALEENDIPIDYVVGTSMGGIIAGCYAAGMSPEQIEQTMLNDNLLRWINGQLEDGYNYYYNKNDVHPSFVKLNLSLDSTFNFNLNSSLANDISLNFAMAEKMAQPSAIAKGNFDSLFVPLRLVAAEIFTQHEVILKGGSLGDALRATQTVPFFYNPIRVDGQYLFDGGVYNNFPVDVAQKEFNPEVVIGCNVSSKIYDEYPKDEDDKLISKSLLYLLLDKSNPNDVPATGIYIQPNLKSFTSFDFKKAKALIDSGYAETMRLMPEIKAKIARQRACEDVAAARNKFNNRTSPLLVDNIVMGGFNSSQKRYINNFFKSGQRPLYFSDVKSGYYRLVSEDYFRNIYPSFSFNPDTRRFNFQLARRPNNNFQVDFGGVIATRNISNIFLGLNYYYFNRILTHASANFYTGSFYKSAQLKARLDFPNFGQFYIEPEATFNDWNFTESSDIIVKKSNSTILDRIDRKVGVSIGMPVGKRFKASANANYINNTDQYIDTDILISTDTLDVLKLIGARFGFHLSTNTLNRKQYASTGKAYDFGIDWFDVNESLTPGTTSVLRNSPIEDTRRLWVRGSLRMEQYFRKGFYSSGYYLHANFSNQPVFANYQGTIINAPGFFPIQDSRILLLQNFRAFNFVAGGWRNVFSVRKNLDFRLEGYLFKPLESISKGENQNPVLNDEITKIYFAGTAGLVMHSTIGPISLSVNYYDDPRNQVGVLLHIGFLLFNKTSME; this comes from the coding sequence ATGAGGAGACTCCTGGTTGGTTTATTGTTTTTATTCTCCCTTTCTGTTGAAGCCCAAAAGGTAGCAGTGGTGATGAGTGGAGGTGCAGCAAAAGGCATCGCTCACATCGGAATGCTCAAGGCTTTGGAAGAAAATGATATCCCTATTGATTATGTTGTGGGGACTTCGATGGGTGGTATCATCGCAGGATGTTATGCGGCAGGGATGAGTCCTGAGCAAATCGAGCAGACAATGCTCAATGATAATCTTCTAAGATGGATCAACGGTCAACTTGAAGACGGATACAATTACTACTACAACAAGAACGACGTTCATCCTTCCTTTGTCAAACTGAATCTGTCACTCGACTCGACTTTTAACTTTAACTTAAACAGTAGTCTCGCCAATGATATCTCTCTGAATTTTGCAATGGCAGAGAAGATGGCCCAGCCTTCCGCTATTGCAAAAGGTAATTTTGACAGCCTGTTTGTTCCTCTCCGGCTGGTCGCGGCAGAAATATTCACTCAGCATGAAGTAATTCTTAAAGGGGGATCTCTGGGAGATGCTCTTCGCGCAACGCAGACAGTTCCGTTTTTCTATAATCCCATTCGCGTTGATGGTCAGTATCTGTTTGATGGTGGCGTTTATAATAATTTCCCTGTCGATGTGGCTCAAAAGGAATTTAATCCCGAAGTAGTGATTGGATGTAACGTATCCAGTAAGATCTATGATGAGTATCCTAAGGACGAAGACGACAAACTGATTTCTAAATCGCTGCTTTATCTTTTGTTGGATAAGTCAAATCCGAATGATGTTCCTGCTACGGGAATTTATATCCAACCCAATCTTAAATCGTTTACCAGCTTCGATTTCAAAAAAGCAAAAGCACTCATTGATAGTGGTTATGCTGAGACGATGCGACTGATGCCTGAGATCAAGGCAAAGATTGCAAGACAAAGAGCATGTGAAGATGTTGCGGCAGCGAGAAACAAATTCAATAACCGTACGAGTCCCCTGCTGGTGGACAATATTGTCATGGGTGGATTTAACTCTTCACAAAAACGTTATATCAATAATTTCTTTAAAAGCGGGCAAAGACCTCTTTACTTCAGTGATGTAAAATCCGGTTACTACAGACTGGTATCGGAAGACTACTTCAGAAATATCTATCCAAGCTTTTCATTTAATCCGGATACGCGTCGTTTTAATTTTCAACTGGCAAGAAGACCTAACAATAATTTTCAGGTTGACTTCGGTGGCGTCATTGCAACAAGAAACATCAGCAACATTTTTCTTGGTTTGAACTATTACTACTTCAACCGGATACTTACTCATGCCAGTGCGAATTTTTATACCGGAAGTTTTTATAAATCAGCACAACTAAAGGCCAGACTTGATTTCCCCAATTTTGGACAATTCTATATTGAGCCGGAAGCAACTTTCAATGACTGGAATTTTACTGAGAGTAGTGATATCATCGTAAAAAAATCAAACTCAACAATCCTTGATCGTATTGATCGCAAGGTGGGTGTTAGCATAGGTATGCCTGTTGGCAAAAGATTCAAGGCATCTGCAAATGCCAACTACATTAATAATACTGATCAATACATCGATACAGATATTCTTATCTCTACTGATACCCTTGATGTATTGAAATTGATTGGCGCACGATTTGGATTTCACTTATCGACAAACACACTTAACAGAAAGCAATATGCTTCAACAGGAAAAGCTTATGATTTTGGAATTGATTGGTTTGATGTGAACGAAAGCCTTACGCCGGGAACAACTTCAGTACTTCGAAATTCACCTATTGAAGACACCCGAAGACTTTGGGTAAGAGGATCTTTACGAATGGAGCAATACTTCAGAAAAGGATTCTATAGTTCGGGATATTATCTGCACGCAAATTTTTCCAATCAGCCTGTGTTTGCAAATTATCAGGGAACGATCATCAATGCCCCTGGCTTTTTCCCAATACAGGATAGCCGCATACTGCTGCTTCAGAATTTTCGTGCCTTCAACTTTGTGGCTGGTGGCTGGAGAAATGTTTTCTCGGTGAGAAAAAATCTTGACTTCCGATTAGAAGGTTATCTTTTCAAGCCGTTGGAGTCTATTTCAAAAGGCGAAAATCAGAACCCTGTTCTCAATGATGAGATCACCAAAATATACTTTGCTGGTACTGCCGGATTGGTTATGCATTCGACGATCGGCCCGATCAGTTTAAGCGTCAATTACTATGATGACCCAAGAAATCAGGTCGGAGTTCTGCTGCATATTGGATTCTTATTGTTCAATAAAACCTCAATGGAGTAA
- a CDS encoding aldehyde dehydrogenase family protein: MEITTEKTALLPLKLAFERQRSKSFLLRKEPLKERTSRLVKLEKWINTNRERIKESVHADFNKPLLEVDTTEIYPVLTEIRHTLKHIEEWSRPKKIDATLSYIGTRAEIRYEPKGVCLIIAPWNFPFNLCVGPLVSCLAAGNTVIIKPSEMTPSTSRLLKAMMGEIFEEDIVTVVEGGAEVSQTLLEFPFDHIFFTGSPSVGKVVMKAASQNLTSVTLELGGKSPTIIDASANLNDAAKRIAFGKFLNNGQTCIAPDYILIEESIQKKFIDKLKKEIEALFGEGKLVSESSPNYARIVNARHFQRINDLLKDAVEKGATPDMMGSINASSNFIPPVILSNLSSDSKILEEEIFGPILPVITFKSRDEVVQQVNSRPKPLALYIFSQKNDFREFVLQNTSAGGVCINECILQFTHPNLPFGGVNNSGIGKSHGYFGFMAFSNEKPILRQKSGWSAPYLLHPPYTQKMKKIVDILLRWF; this comes from the coding sequence ATGGAAATCACCACTGAAAAGACTGCCTTGTTACCCCTTAAGCTGGCTTTTGAAAGACAGCGGTCAAAGAGTTTTTTGCTTAGAAAAGAGCCTTTGAAAGAGCGAACCAGCAGGCTCGTCAAGCTTGAAAAATGGATTAATACTAATCGCGAAAGGATCAAGGAATCCGTTCATGCAGATTTCAACAAGCCATTACTTGAAGTTGATACAACAGAGATCTATCCTGTACTGACGGAAATAAGACACACTCTTAAACACATCGAAGAATGGTCGCGACCAAAGAAAATTGATGCGACGCTATCATACATTGGAACACGCGCTGAGATCAGATATGAACCAAAAGGAGTCTGCCTCATCATTGCTCCCTGGAATTTCCCATTCAATCTATGCGTAGGCCCGCTGGTATCTTGTCTTGCAGCCGGAAATACAGTGATCATCAAACCTTCAGAGATGACTCCATCAACGTCAAGGCTATTGAAAGCTATGATGGGAGAAATATTTGAAGAAGATATTGTTACAGTTGTTGAGGGAGGAGCGGAAGTTTCGCAAACACTGCTTGAATTTCCTTTTGATCACATTTTCTTTACCGGAAGTCCTTCGGTTGGAAAGGTAGTCATGAAGGCAGCCTCACAAAATCTTACCTCCGTTACTCTGGAACTCGGAGGAAAATCACCAACGATCATTGATGCTTCTGCTAATCTGAATGATGCGGCAAAGCGAATTGCTTTTGGTAAATTCCTTAACAATGGACAAACGTGTATTGCTCCTGACTATATTCTGATTGAAGAATCGATTCAGAAAAAATTCATTGATAAGTTAAAGAAAGAAATTGAAGCACTTTTTGGAGAGGGTAAACTTGTAAGTGAAAGCTCTCCGAATTATGCACGCATTGTCAATGCACGGCATTTCCAACGAATCAATGATTTGTTAAAAGACGCAGTTGAAAAAGGAGCAACGCCAGACATGATGGGATCAATCAATGCATCATCCAATTTTATTCCTCCGGTTATTCTTTCCAATCTGTCATCAGATTCAAAAATCCTTGAAGAAGAAATATTCGGTCCAATCCTTCCGGTAATCACTTTCAAAAGCAGGGATGAGGTTGTGCAGCAAGTGAATAGCAGACCAAAGCCTCTGGCGCTCTATATTTTCAGTCAGAAGAATGACTTCAGAGAGTTTGTTCTTCAAAATACTTCTGCAGGAGGTGTCTGCATCAACGAATGCATTTTACAGTTTACTCACCCTAATCTTCCGTTTGGCGGGGTCAACAATAGTGGCATCGGGAAATCCCATGGGTATTTTGGCTTCATGGCATTTTCAAATGAAAAACCTATTCTCAGGCAAAAAAGTGGATGGTCAGCACCCTATTTACTGCACCCCCCATATACACAGAAGATGAAAAAGATCGTTGACATCCTGTTGAGGTGGTTTTAA
- a CDS encoding OmpA family protein → MKKVNVLILLSAIISIASFGQQKDTVVFATGSIFNSNTKEPVSAKISYESLPYGNLVGMINGSSFSFPMYNNEKYEITVEAPGFSPAKYMLDPASANAERKVVQDVALGLPVSAAATAETTHTVGKVMRLDALIFQQRSAIITPESYPELNTVAQMLHSNPKMVIQLEGHTDTRGDAKLNLKLSQQRVDAVRNYLLSKGVSKGRVKTKAFGGTSPISKENTEEAHKLNRRVEARILEN, encoded by the coding sequence ATGAAAAAAGTTAATGTGCTGATTTTGCTGAGTGCAATTATCTCAATTGCATCTTTTGGACAGCAAAAGGATACGGTTGTTTTTGCAACAGGAAGTATTTTCAATAGCAATACGAAGGAACCTGTTTCGGCCAAGATATCTTATGAAAGCCTTCCATATGGAAATCTTGTTGGGATGATCAACGGGAGTAGCTTTTCTTTTCCGATGTACAACAATGAGAAGTATGAGATCACAGTAGAGGCTCCTGGCTTTTCGCCAGCTAAATACATGCTGGATCCTGCTTCCGCTAATGCAGAGCGAAAAGTTGTTCAGGATGTTGCCCTGGGACTTCCCGTATCTGCGGCCGCTACAGCAGAGACTACTCACACCGTTGGAAAAGTTATGCGCCTCGATGCGCTTATCTTTCAACAGCGTTCTGCCATCATCACCCCTGAATCATATCCCGAATTGAATACAGTAGCTCAAATGCTCCATTCAAATCCTAAAATGGTGATTCAGCTGGAAGGACACACTGATACACGTGGTGACGCAAAACTGAATCTTAAGCTTTCTCAACAGCGCGTGGATGCGGTAAGAAATTACCTCCTTTCCAAAGGCGTTTCCAAAGGCAGAGTTAAAACAAAAGCATTTGGAGGAACCTCACCGATCAGCAAAGAAAATACAGAAGAAGCTCATAAGCTCAACAGAAGAGTAGAGGCCCGTATTCTCGAAAACTAG